The following are encoded in a window of Anaerolineae bacterium genomic DNA:
- a CDS encoding DUF1926 domain-containing protein: MSNPMYLSLVFHNHQSIGNFDFVYERSYHAAYLPMIELLERHPGIQVGLHFSGSLLEWLAEHYPELLERVRGLVERGQVEILTGGYYEPILAALPDADKIGQIQKLTETVRRWFGTEPAGLWLAERVWEPHLAKPLAEAGARYVIVDDAHFEEVGFDKDKDLFGYYVTEEQGHKLAVFPTLSVLRYSIPWRSVEENIAWLREQSQGDLRRLQPKLVFMGEDGEKFGVWPGTYEHCWQRGYMEALFAAIDANRDWLQTITPGAFMNRFPALGRAYLPAASYREMGEWALPPAQEYALRNIVQDLRRERNDQLLRFVRGGIWRNFMVKYEEINRMHKRALHISRSVHAMPDGPDKDLALDLLWAAQSNDAYWHGVFGGIYLFHFRVANYANLIAAEMLAEGENPPLSVQKMDVNLDNQQELVLRGPQTLMIFDLAYGGALKEWDHRPAKYNLINLMTRRDEGYHQDLVTAAAEGRLVVVGENVDYDTLPVDCIRVKEPGIEQYLIADWYTRGSFIDHFLREDATLQGFYRSAYPEQGDCVILPYQAEWEVGGEVANLHLWRDGHVWIGQAHLPVLVSKRFRIPRDENKIEALYTIRNQSAQPFDIRFGVELALAYDGGADTEHCVFELDGRRMSLLDVTEHPAVTDFSATSMLRSLRTDVVLSRPATLWRFPLETVTLSEAGFERGYQGTIFLPWWPLHLEPGEEWQVGMVLQARLLG; this comes from the coding sequence ATGTCTAATCCGATGTATCTGTCGCTGGTATTTCACAATCATCAGTCCATTGGGAACTTCGATTTTGTCTATGAGCGGAGCTACCACGCAGCTTACCTGCCGATGATTGAGCTGCTGGAGCGCCATCCTGGCATCCAGGTTGGATTGCATTTCTCTGGCAGCCTGCTGGAATGGCTGGCGGAGCATTACCCGGAGCTTCTGGAGCGTGTCCGGGGGCTTGTAGAACGCGGCCAGGTGGAGATTCTAACCGGCGGGTACTACGAGCCGATCCTGGCGGCGTTGCCAGACGCGGACAAGATCGGACAGATTCAGAAGCTAACCGAGACCGTCCGCCGCTGGTTCGGCACGGAACCGGCCGGGTTATGGCTGGCTGAACGCGTCTGGGAGCCGCACCTGGCCAAACCGCTGGCCGAGGCCGGGGCCAGGTACGTGATCGTGGATGACGCGCATTTTGAGGAAGTTGGCTTTGACAAGGACAAAGACCTCTTTGGCTATTACGTCACTGAGGAACAGGGACACAAACTGGCCGTCTTCCCCACCCTGAGCGTTCTGCGCTATAGCATTCCTTGGCGTAGCGTCGAGGAAAACATCGCCTGGTTGCGGGAGCAGTCACAGGGCGATCTGCGGCGGCTCCAGCCCAAGCTGGTCTTTATGGGCGAGGATGGCGAGAAGTTCGGCGTGTGGCCGGGCACGTATGAGCATTGCTGGCAGCGCGGCTATATGGAGGCGCTGTTTGCGGCCATCGATGCCAATCGTGACTGGTTGCAGACGATCACACCGGGCGCGTTTATGAATCGCTTCCCGGCGCTGGGGCGGGCCTATCTACCGGCTGCCAGTTACCGGGAGATGGGCGAATGGGCCTTGCCCCCGGCCCAGGAATACGCCCTGCGCAATATCGTGCAGGACTTGCGCCGGGAGCGCAACGACCAGCTTCTGCGCTTTGTCCGGGGTGGCATCTGGCGTAATTTCATGGTCAAGTATGAAGAGATCAACCGGATGCACAAACGGGCGCTGCACATCAGCCGCAGCGTCCACGCGATGCCGGACGGGCCGGACAAAGACCTGGCATTGGATTTGCTCTGGGCGGCCCAGAGCAATGATGCCTACTGGCACGGCGTGTTTGGGGGCATCTACCTGTTCCACTTCCGTGTGGCCAATTACGCCAACCTGATCGCCGCCGAGATGCTGGCCGAAGGGGAAAACCCGCCGCTTTCCGTCCAGAAGATGGATGTCAACCTGGACAATCAGCAGGAACTGGTCCTGCGTGGCCCGCAGACCCTGATGATCTTTGACCTGGCCTATGGCGGCGCACTCAAAGAGTGGGATCATCGTCCGGCGAAGTATAACCTGATTAACCTGATGACACGCCGTGACGAGGGATATCACCAGGATCTGGTGACCGCGGCAGCGGAAGGTCGGCTGGTAGTTGTCGGCGAGAATGTCGATTACGACACCCTGCCAGTGGATTGCATCCGGGTCAAAGAGCCGGGCATCGAGCAGTACCTGATCGCAGACTGGTATACCCGTGGTTCGTTTATCGACCATTTCCTGCGGGAAGACGCCACCCTGCAGGGCTTCTACCGCTCCGCTTATCCAGAGCAGGGGGATTGCGTCATCCTGCCTTACCAGGCCGAATGGGAAGTTGGCGGTGAGGTAGCCAACCTGCATCTGTGGCGGGATGGCCATGTCTGGATCGGGCAGGCGCACCTGCCGGTGCTGGTTTCCAAGCGCTTCCGCATCCCGCGCGATGAGAACAAGATCGAGGCGCTATACACTATCCGTAATCAGTCGGCGCAGCCTTTTGACATTCGCTTTGGCGTGGAGCTGGCCTTGGCCTATGATGGCGGCGCTGATACCGAGCACTGCGTCTTTGAGCTGGATGGCCGCCGGATGTCCCTGCTGGACGTGACGGAACACCCGGCAGTGACCGACTTCAGCGCGACCAGCATGTTGCGCAGTCTGCGCACGGATGTTGTTCTCTCCCGTCCGGCGACCCTGTGGCGCTTCCCGCTGGAGACAGTCACCCTGTCTGAAGCCGGTTTTGAGCGTGGCTACCAGGGGACGATCTTCCTGCCGTGGTGGCCATTGCATCTGGAACCGGGTGAGGAGTGGCAGGTGGGTATGGTGCTGCAGGCCCGTCTGCTGGGGTGA
- a CDS encoding ATP-binding cassette domain-containing protein, translating into MAGTTVIAVNHVTKTYNSHRAVDDLTFEVRQGEIFAFLGPNGAGKTTTMRMILDILKPDSGTITVLGGPLTEATKSRIGYMPEERGLYKSVPLLELLGYLGVLKGMSAADARQQAIRLLERLELGEYRNKKVSELSKGMQQKVQFIATILHRPELIIVDEPFSGLDPVNTQTLKDMLLELRNGGATILMSTHQMHQVEEMGDRLLMIDHGRCVLYGPVDEVRSRFAHNAVVVRGRGDWSTIDGVERVTVNDSGREFTLQLAEGVTAAEIMHRLAISPDHHVSSFSLAVPSLTEIFIEVVGGRNNNA; encoded by the coding sequence ATGGCAGGGACTACGGTGATTGCTGTTAACCACGTCACCAAAACGTACAACAGTCACCGCGCCGTTGATGATCTGACTTTTGAGGTCAGGCAGGGGGAGATCTTCGCTTTCCTGGGGCCGAACGGCGCGGGTAAGACGACGACCATGCGCATGATTCTGGACATCCTGAAGCCCGATTCGGGCACGATTACCGTACTGGGCGGGCCATTGACGGAGGCGACCAAGAGCCGCATTGGTTATATGCCGGAGGAGCGCGGCCTGTACAAGAGCGTGCCGCTGCTGGAACTGCTGGGTTACCTGGGCGTCTTGAAGGGAATGAGTGCGGCGGACGCCCGCCAGCAAGCGATTCGCCTGCTGGAGCGGCTGGAACTGGGCGAGTACCGCAACAAAAAGGTCAGCGAGCTAAGTAAGGGTATGCAGCAAAAGGTGCAGTTTATCGCCACGATCCTGCACCGGCCAGAGCTGATCATCGTTGATGAACCATTCAGCGGTCTGGACCCGGTCAACACCCAGACGCTCAAGGATATGCTGCTGGAACTGCGCAATGGCGGGGCAACCATCCTGATGTCCACCCACCAGATGCACCAGGTGGAAGAGATGGGCGACCGCCTGCTGATGATCGATCACGGGCGCTGTGTGCTGTATGGGCCGGTGGACGAAGTGCGCAGCCGCTTTGCCCACAATGCTGTGGTGGTACGGGGCCGGGGCGACTGGTCAACTATTGATGGCGTGGAGCGGGTAACGGTCAACGATAGCGGGCGGGAGTTCACCCTGCAACTGGCGGAGGGTGTGACCGCCGCTGAGATCATGCATCGTCTGGCCATCAGTCCGGATCATCACGTCAGCAGCTTCAGCCTGGCCGTG